The following coding sequences are from one Salvia hispanica cultivar TCC Black 2014 chromosome 3, UniMelb_Shisp_WGS_1.0, whole genome shotgun sequence window:
- the LOC125216246 gene encoding GTP-binding protein At2g22870, translating to MFLTHQIPRIHSHFFASPKTPKFFLITSALLSNSKSPIPLPPPPPLSHFSTLTPTATATATATPEDQESLQLSLESLFLPPETDVSSLKEAPLTARILKGSNIVLSKFAGHGVDVVNADFVKSSVKTEECPADGAPEFALVGRSNVGKSSLLNSLVRRKRLALTSKKPGKTQCINHFRINDSWYLVDLPGYGFAAAPHEVRTDWAKFTKDYFLNRPTLVSVFLLIDASIPAKKIDLEYASWLGQNEIPMTLVFTKCDKRKKKKNGGKRPEENVRDFQELIRDFFKSTPPWIMTSSVTNQGRDEILLHMSQLRNYWLKH from the exons ATGTTTCTAACACACCAAATCCCTAGAATCCATTCACATTTCTTCGCATCTCCTAAAACCCCCAAATTCTTCCTCATCACTTCCGCTCTCTTATCCAATTCTAAATCCCCAATTCCTCTACCTCCGCCCCCGCCCCTCTCCCACTTCTCCACCCTCACccccaccgccaccgccaccgccaccgcgACGCCTGAAGACCAAGAGAGCCTGCAGCTGTCGCTCGAATCGCTCTTCCTCCCGCCGGAGACAGACGTCTCGTCGCTCAAGGAGGCGCCGCTGACCGCCAGGATTCTCAAGGGCTCCAACATCGTGCTCAGCAAATTCGCCGGCCACGGCGTCGACGTCGTCAACGCGGATTTCGTGAAGAGCAGCGTCAAGACGGAGGAATGCCCCGCCGACGGGGCGCCGGAGTTCGCCCTCGTCGGCCGCTCCAATGTCGGGAAATCGTCGCTGCTCAACTCGCTCGTCAGGAGAAAGCGACTCGCCCTCACCTCTAAGAAGCCCG GGAAAACACAATGTATCAACCATTTTCGGATCAATGATAGTTGGTACCTGGTGGATTTGCCCGGCTACGG ATTTGCTGCTGCACCTCACGAGGTTCGGACTGACTGGGCCAAATTCACCAAAGACTACTTCCTCAACCGCCCGACCCTTGTCTCTGTATTCCTGTTGATTGATGCCAGCATTCCGGCGAAAAAGATTGACCTCGAGTATGCAAGTTGGTTGGGACAAAATGAG ATTCCTATGACTTTGGTATTCACCAAGTGTGACAAacgtaaaaagaaaaagaatggaGGGAAACGGCCTGAAGAAAACGTCCGAGACTTTCAGGAATTGATACGCGATTTCTTCAAGTCCACCCCACCTTGGATCATGACAAGCAGTGTCACAAATCAAGGTCGAGATGAGATCTTGCTGCACATGTCCCAGCTCCGAAACTACTGGCTGAAgcactaa
- the LOC125210189 gene encoding transcription repressor OFP8-like: MEKQLMLKMSRLLPSSFTSCHFTNLSDVVQNPNNKTRAAPALSSTSNGLFTSSDDLDTDTFFSLSSLSGDSFHLRTASTRFKHEAAGKMPIKADELGFDHISTQLYYGEGCRRRRRRRRSKRRVVMGESYAVEKSTRDPRGDFRASMVEMIVDKQMFAAKDLERLLRCFLSLNSPAYHSMICHVFSDICQTLFTN, encoded by the coding sequence ATGGAAAAGCAGCTAATGCTAAAAATGTCTCGCCTTCTCCCTTCCTCTTTCACTTCTTGCCACTTCACAAATCTTTCCGACGTTGTACAAAATCCCAACAACAAAACACGCGCCGCCCCCGCCCTCTCCTCCACCTCCAACGGCTTGTTCACCAGCAGCGACGACCTCGACACCGATACCTTCTTCAGCCTCTCCTCCCTCTCCGGCGACTCCTTCCACCTCCGCACCGCCTCCACCCGCTTCAAGCACGAAGCCGCCGGAAAAATGCCGATCAAGGCCGACGAGCTAGGATTCGACCACATCTCGACTCAGCTCTACTACGGCGAGGGGtgccggcggcggcggcggaggaggaggagcaaGAGGAGGGTTGTGATGGGGGAGAGCTACGCGGTGGAGAAGAGCACGAGGGACCCGAGGGGGGATTTCAGGGCGTCGATGGTGGAGATGATCGTCGACAAGCAGATGTTTGCGGCCAAGGATTTGGAGCGCCTGCTGCGCTGTTTCTTGTCGTTGAATTCGCCGGCCTATCATTCCATGATTTGTCATGTTTTTTCTGATATTTGTCAAACCTTGTTCACtaattga
- the LOC125215856 gene encoding signal recognition particle subunit SRP72-like, whose translation MAPKAAAAASPTVPIEDLFTSLNRHIQRSEFHLAARVSDQVLSIAPGDEDAILCKVVVLIKNDKIDDALSAIEKLSRKSPVDLTFFKAYCLYRQNKLDEALVSLKGHNEDSAAMLLESQILFRLGKMDACVDVYQNLQRSKIESLEINFVAALVTAGRATEVQGTIESLRLKPTSSFELAYNVACSLIERNKHTDAEQLLLSARRIGQETLMEENLLDDDIEIELAPIAVQLGYVHQVLGNNPEALEAYSTLIKKNLADETSLAVAKNNLIALKGPKDVSDGLRKLDKLIVRAEGPTFSLASGLDLKLSLKQREAIYVNRLLLLLHSNKLDQARELASALPTIFPESIMPVLLQAAVHVRENKANKAEEILGNFANKFPDKSNAVLLAKAQVAASAGHPQLAAESLLKIQDIQHMPATIATIVALKERAGDIDGADAEFDSAIQWWSNDMTEDNKLAVITREAALFKLRHGKGTEAARLFEELIKSHKSIDALVGLIQTTAHTDVAKAESYEKQLKPLAGLKGIDVDGLEKTSGAKPIENGPIAGTPEAYEQKNKEKTKKKRKRKPKYPKGFDPANPGPPPDPERWLPKRERSSYRPKRKDKRATQVRGSQGAVAKEAANTVSLKSSQTTNSKGTSQNTSTEQSKASSKSRKKSRK comes from the exons ATGGCGCCGAAAGCGGCAGCCGCCGCGTCTCCGACCGTGCCAATTGAAGATCTCTTCACCTCCCTCAATCGGCACATCCAACGCTCCGAATTTCACCTCGCCGCTAGGGTCTCAGATCAAG TTCTTTCTATTGCGCCGGGAGATGAGGATGCGATTCTGTGTAAAGTCGTTGTTCTGATAAAAAACGACAAGATTGACGATGCTTTATCTGCAATTGAAAAATTATCCAGGAAATCTCCAGTGGATTTAACTTTCTTCAAG GCATATTGCTTATATCGACAAAATAAATTGGATGAAGCCTTGGTGTCTTTGAAAGGGCATAACGAGGACTCTGCAGCCATGTTGTTAGAGTCACAGATTTTATTTCGGTTAGGAAAAATGGATGCATGTGTTGATGTATATCAAAATCTTCAGAGGTCAAAGATAGAATCTCTAGAAATCAATTTTGTAGCTGCGTTGGTTACTGCTGGCAGAGCTACTGAAGTCCAGGGGACAATTGAGTCTCTCAGACTTAAACCAACAAGCAGTTTTGAATTAGCTTACAATGTTGCTTGCTCATTGATAGAAAGAAACAAGCATACAGATGCGGAACAACTTTTGCTGTCAGCTCGAAG AATTGGCCAGGAAACATTGATGGAAGAGAACTTACTGGATGATGACATAGAAATTGAGTTGGCACCTATAGCTGTTCAACTAGGATATGTTCATCAG GTGCTAGGAAACAATCCAGAAGCTCTAGAAGCTTACTCCACTCTTATCAAGAAAAATTTGGCAGACGAAACATCACTTGCAGTGGCAAAAAATAACCTTATTGCACTAAAGGGCCCAAAGGATGTGTCTGATGGTTTGAGAAAGCTAGATAAGCTGATAGTGAGAGCTGAAGGACCTACCTTCTCTCTTGCTAGTGGCCTTGACTTAAAGCTGTCCCTGAAGCAGAGGGAAGCGATATATGTTAATCGTCtgttattactactacattcTAACAAGTTGGATCAG GCCAGAGAACTTGCTTCTGCACTTCCAACCATATTTCCGGAGAGTATAATGCCAGTGCTTCTCCAGGCTGCTGTGCATGTGAGAGAAAACAAAGCCAATAAGGCTGAGGAGATACTTGGGAATTTCGCAAATAAATTTCCTGATAAGTCAAATGCCGTCCTGCTTGCAAAGGCACAGGTTGCCGCATCTGCTGGCCATCCTCAATTAGCAGCCGAGTCACTGCTAAAAATACAAGATATTCAACACATGCCCGCAACTATTGCAACCATTGTGGCACTCAAAGAACGTGCTGGCGACATAGATGGTGCAGATGCTGAATTTGATTCTGCAATACAGTGGTGGTCCAACGACATGACTGAAGACAATAAACTTGCTGTTATCACGCGAGAGGCTGCCTTGTTTAAGCTCCGGCATGGAAAGGGAACCGAAGCTGCTCGCCTCTTTGAGGAACTCATCAAAAGCCATAAAAGCATTGACGCTCTGGTAGGCCTCATTCAGACTACTGCTCATACAGATGTTGCAAAGGCAGAATCTTATGAGAAACAGCTGAAACCCCTTGCTGGCCTGAAGGGAATCGATGTGGATGGTTTGGAGAAAACCTCGGGTGCAAAGCCCATTGAAAATGGGCCGATTGCAGGCACCCCTGAGGCATATGAACAAAAGAAcaaggagaaaacaaagaaaaaaagaaagaggaagCCCAAGTATCCGAAAGGCTTCGATCCTGCAAACCCAGGTCCTCCACCAGATCCAGAAAGGTGGCTGCCAAAGCGGGAGAGGTCAAGTTATAGGCCTAAGAGAAAAGATAAGAGAGCAACACAGGTCAGGGGCTCTCAGGGCGCAGTCGCTAAAGAGGCTGCTAACACTGTTAGTTTGAAGTCGAGCCAAACGACTAACTCTAAGGGAACATCTCAGAATACGAGCACAGAGCAAAGCAAGGCTTCCTCAAAGTCCAGGAAGAAATCGAGGAAATGA
- the LOC125212420 gene encoding indole-3-pyruvate monooxygenase YUCCA2-like isoform X1, producing MQVEKNTDSNHEWIRSNPCFVGLHITLNLSSPLLLIPSSSSSSSSSSSYHHHHHALDLITLTHMEIDYIKEMQQANMISSSSSAPRPRVIAGPVIVGAGPSGLAAAACLKERGVPSLIIERSNCIASLWQLKTYDRLKLHLPKQFCELPLMPFPSHFPTYPDKRQFVQYLEAYAERFGIRPVFGQAVERAEYDDKLEMWRVKTAAAAEEYVCRWLIVATGENAEAVVPEMEGLTEFGGVVHTSGYKSGDVYEGRRVLVVGCGNSGMEVCLDLCNHNATPSLVVRDTVHILPREMLGRSTFGLSMWLLKWLPINIVDRFLLVSSWLLLGDTARYGLDRPKVGPLELKSLSGKTPVLDVGTLDKIKSGDIKVRPGIKRLRYKSAEFVDGRVENYDAIILATGYKSNVPCWLKKSEMFCEKDGLPKRPFPNCWKGECGLYAVGFTKRGLLGASIDAKNIAADIEGSWKETISQSKYSPSFMQKHL from the exons ATGCAGGTTGAAAAAAACACAGATTCAAATCACGAGTGGATAAGAAGTAATCCCTGTTTTGTAGGACTCCATATCACACTCAATCTCTCATCTCCCCTATTACTCatcccttcttcttcttcttcttcttcttcttcttcttcctatcatcatcatcatcatgcTCTCGATTTAATCACATTAACACACATGGAAATTGATTATATAAAAGAGATGCAGCAGGCAAATATgatctcctcctcctcctccgcgcCTCGGCCTAGGGTTATTGCGGGCCCGGTCATCGTGGGCGCGGGCCCCTCAGGGCTAGCCGCGGCAGCGTGCCTCAAAGAAAGAGGCGTCCCTTCGCTAATCATCGAGCGATCCAACTGCATCGCGTCGCTATGGCAGCTCAAAACCTACGACCGCTTAAAACTCCACCTCCCGAAGCAATTCTGCGAGCTCCCTCTCATGCCGTTCCCGTCGCACTTCCCCACCTATCCCGACAAGCGCCAGTTCGTCCAGTATCTGGAGGCCTACGCGGAGAGGTTTGGAATCAGGCCGGTGTTCGGGCAGGCGGTGGAGAGGGCGGAGTACGATGACAAGCTGGAGATGTGGAGAGTGAAaacggcagcggcggcggaggagtaTGTGTGCAGGTGGCTGATTGTGGCGACGGGGGAGAATGCGGAGGCGGTGGTGCCGGAGATGGAGGGGCTTACGGAGTTTGGCGGCGTGGTGCACACGAGCGGCTACAAGAGCGGGGATGTTTATGAAGGGAGGAGAGTGCTGGTCGTCGGCTGCGGGAATTCCGGGATGGAGGTTTGCTTGGATCTCTGCAATCACAATGCAACCCCTTCTCTTGTCGTTAGGGATACA GTGCACATTCTACCAAGAGAGATGCTGGGGAGATCGACTTTCGGGCTGTCCATGTGGCTGCTAAAGTGGCTGCCTATAAACATTGTCGACCGGTTTTTGCTCGTCTCGTCATGGCTCTTACTAGGCGACACGGCCCGGTATGGGCTCGACAGGCCCAAGGTAGGGCCTCTCGAGCTCAAGAGTCTATCCGGGAAAACCCCGGTTTTGGACGTGGGAACCCTTGACAAGATCAAAAGTGGAGACATCAAG GTACGCCCAGGGATTAAAAGGCTAAGGTACAAATCAGCCGAATTTGTGGATGGAAGAGTGGAAAATTATGATGCAATAATCCTAGCAACTGGTTACAAAAGCAATGTGCCATGTTGGCTAAAG AAAAGTGagatgttttgtgagaaagaTGGGCTCCCAAAAAGGCCATTTCCCAATTGCTGGAAAGGCGAGTGTGGACTATACGCGGTTGGGTTCACCAAACGCGGCCTTCTCGGGGCATCCATTGATGCCAAGAACATTGCTGCTGACATCGAGGGCTCTTGGAAGGAAACCATCTCACAGTCCAAATATTCCCCGAGTTTCATGCAAAAGCACCTTTAG
- the LOC125212420 gene encoding indole-3-pyruvate monooxygenase YUCCA2-like isoform X2 produces MQVEKNTDSNHEWIRSNPCFVGLHITLNLSSPLLLIPSSSSSSSSSSSYHHHHHALDLITLTHMEIDYIKEMQQANMISSSSSAPRPRVIAGPVIVGAGPSGLAAAACLKERGVPSLIIERSNCIASLWQLKTYDRLKLHLPKQFCELPLMPFPSHFPTYPDKRQFVQYLEAYAERFGIRPVFGQAVERAEYDDKLEMWRVKTAAAAEEYVCRWLIVATGENAEAVVPEMEGLTEFGGVVHTSGYKSGDVYEGRRVLVVGCGNSGMEVCLDLCNHNATPSLVVRDTVHILPREMLGRSTFGLSMWLLKWLPINIVDRFLLVSSWLLLGDTARYGLDRPKVGPLELKSLSGKTPVLDVGTLDKIKSGDIKVRPGIKRLRYKSAEFVDGRVENYDAIILATGYKSNVPCWLK; encoded by the exons ATGCAGGTTGAAAAAAACACAGATTCAAATCACGAGTGGATAAGAAGTAATCCCTGTTTTGTAGGACTCCATATCACACTCAATCTCTCATCTCCCCTATTACTCatcccttcttcttcttcttcttcttcttcttcttcttcctatcatcatcatcatcatgcTCTCGATTTAATCACATTAACACACATGGAAATTGATTATATAAAAGAGATGCAGCAGGCAAATATgatctcctcctcctcctccgcgcCTCGGCCTAGGGTTATTGCGGGCCCGGTCATCGTGGGCGCGGGCCCCTCAGGGCTAGCCGCGGCAGCGTGCCTCAAAGAAAGAGGCGTCCCTTCGCTAATCATCGAGCGATCCAACTGCATCGCGTCGCTATGGCAGCTCAAAACCTACGACCGCTTAAAACTCCACCTCCCGAAGCAATTCTGCGAGCTCCCTCTCATGCCGTTCCCGTCGCACTTCCCCACCTATCCCGACAAGCGCCAGTTCGTCCAGTATCTGGAGGCCTACGCGGAGAGGTTTGGAATCAGGCCGGTGTTCGGGCAGGCGGTGGAGAGGGCGGAGTACGATGACAAGCTGGAGATGTGGAGAGTGAAaacggcagcggcggcggaggagtaTGTGTGCAGGTGGCTGATTGTGGCGACGGGGGAGAATGCGGAGGCGGTGGTGCCGGAGATGGAGGGGCTTACGGAGTTTGGCGGCGTGGTGCACACGAGCGGCTACAAGAGCGGGGATGTTTATGAAGGGAGGAGAGTGCTGGTCGTCGGCTGCGGGAATTCCGGGATGGAGGTTTGCTTGGATCTCTGCAATCACAATGCAACCCCTTCTCTTGTCGTTAGGGATACA GTGCACATTCTACCAAGAGAGATGCTGGGGAGATCGACTTTCGGGCTGTCCATGTGGCTGCTAAAGTGGCTGCCTATAAACATTGTCGACCGGTTTTTGCTCGTCTCGTCATGGCTCTTACTAGGCGACACGGCCCGGTATGGGCTCGACAGGCCCAAGGTAGGGCCTCTCGAGCTCAAGAGTCTATCCGGGAAAACCCCGGTTTTGGACGTGGGAACCCTTGACAAGATCAAAAGTGGAGACATCAAG GTACGCCCAGGGATTAAAAGGCTAAGGTACAAATCAGCCGAATTTGTGGATGGAAGAGTGGAAAATTATGATGCAATAATCCTAGCAACTGGTTACAAAAGCAATGTGCCATGTTGGCTAAAG TGa